One Nitrospirota bacterium DNA window includes the following coding sequences:
- a CDS encoding GIY-YIG nuclease family protein, with protein sequence MNKTIEEILAPKPEARPRIYAYSIHDKAHAGLLKVGQTTRDVKQRVAEQLKTANIKNYKVELDEVAERNDGTTFTDHEVRAALAKKGCEKVELEWMRCTVQ encoded by the coding sequence ATGAATAAGACCATCGAGGAAATCCTTGCGCCGAAGCCGGAGGCGCGTCCGCGCATCTACGCCTACTCGATTCACGACAAGGCGCACGCGGGCCTGCTCAAGGTGGGCCAGACCACGCGCGACGTGAAGCAGCGCGTCGCCGAGCAACTCAAGACCGCAAACATCAAGAATTACAAAGTTGAACTGGACGAGGTCGCCGAGCGCAACGACGGCACGACGTTCACTGATCATGAGGTACGTGCCGCTCTCGCCAAGAAGGGTTGCGAGAAGGTCGAACTGGAATGGATGCGCTGCACGGTACAGG